The following proteins are co-located in the Granulicella pectinivorans genome:
- a CDS encoding DUF7002 family protein: MEHSNFLDLFPKLYHLTFAANLPGIRAHGLHSAASLADLHAFDDTEREATLIQRRRCIQNLHGISLRDQHAASEKKMKSCLVGITIPEWLTLLNSKIFLFVEKEKALRLAEVYAEYPNVLLEVDTAQLLATHAAHATLCRIASGSFTNPRPRGRNSFIPLNDYVYRKKRDTPAELTVDAPIPNILEIATVTSVAA, translated from the coding sequence ATGGAACATAGCAATTTTTTAGACCTCTTCCCAAAGCTCTACCACCTCACCTTCGCCGCGAACCTCCCCGGCATCCGTGCGCATGGCCTCCACAGCGCCGCATCCCTCGCCGATCTCCACGCCTTCGACGATACCGAACGCGAAGCCACCCTCATCCAGCGACGCCGCTGCATCCAGAACCTTCACGGCATCTCCCTCCGCGACCAGCACGCCGCCAGCGAAAAGAAAATGAAGTCCTGTCTCGTCGGTATCACCATCCCCGAGTGGCTCACCCTGCTCAACAGCAAGATCTTCCTCTTCGTCGAAAAAGAGAAGGCCCTCCGTCTCGCCGAGGTCTACGCCGAATACCCAAACGTCCTCCTCGAAGTCGATACCGCTCAACTCCTCGCCACCCACGCGGCCCACGCCACCCTGTGCCGCATCGCGTCCGGTTCCTTCACCAACCCACGCCCCCGCGGCCGCAATTCCTTCATCCCCTTAAACGACTACGTCTACCGCAAGAAGCGGGACACACCCGCCGAGCTCACCGTAGACGCACCCATCCCCAACATCCTTGAGATCGCAACCGTTACTTCCGTCGCAGCGTAG
- the pucL gene encoding factor-independent urate hydroxylase translates to MIEMTANRYGKSRVRLVKVTHNEGYHELYEWMVEVLLEGDYETAHTLGDNSKILPTDTMKNTVYFLARESKATSIEVFAQEMGAFLMGRNPQVSAVHVKIEAVMWKRLTIDGSPHPDSFMRGSNERQITWLRQDRSGTKLRSGLEDLVIMKTAKSGFEDYIVDELTTLKPTADRLFCTALTADWVYSGAIAGGGGVDFNALREEIRETMLESFAGHDSLSVQHTLYAMGETALNKVKAITEVHLLMPNKHCIPVDLSRFGQENPNEIFVPTDEPHGTIEATLRRK, encoded by the coding sequence ATGATTGAGATGACGGCAAACCGATATGGCAAGTCGCGCGTGCGGCTGGTGAAGGTGACGCACAACGAGGGGTATCACGAGCTGTATGAGTGGATGGTGGAGGTGCTGCTGGAGGGCGACTACGAGACGGCGCATACGCTTGGGGACAACTCGAAGATTCTGCCTACGGACACGATGAAGAACACCGTGTACTTTCTGGCGCGGGAGTCGAAGGCGACTTCGATCGAGGTGTTCGCGCAGGAGATGGGTGCGTTCCTGATGGGGCGGAATCCTCAGGTGTCGGCGGTTCATGTGAAGATCGAAGCGGTGATGTGGAAGAGGCTGACGATCGATGGATCGCCGCATCCGGACTCGTTCATGAGGGGGTCGAACGAGAGGCAGATTACGTGGCTGCGGCAGGATCGGTCGGGGACTAAGCTACGGTCAGGGTTGGAAGATCTGGTGATCATGAAGACGGCGAAGTCGGGGTTTGAGGACTATATCGTCGATGAGTTGACGACATTGAAGCCGACCGCTGACCGGTTGTTCTGCACGGCTCTGACGGCGGACTGGGTGTACTCGGGGGCGATCGCGGGTGGCGGTGGCGTGGACTTCAACGCGTTGCGCGAGGAGATTCGCGAGACGATGCTCGAGAGCTTTGCGGGGCATGACAGTTTGTCCGTCCAGCACACGCTGTATGCGATGGGGGAGACGGCGCTGAACAAGGTGAAGGCGATTACGGAGGTGCATCTGCTGATGCCGAATAAACACTGCATCCCGGTGGACCTGAGCCGGTTTGGACAGGAGAATCCGAACGAGATCTTTGTGCCTACGGATGAGCCGCATGGCACGATCGAGGCTACGCTGCGACGGAAGTAA
- the uraH gene encoding hydroxyisourate hydrolase: MSISTHILDTAIGRPAAGVPVTLARAGEGNRWAILNRMQTDADGRCRPLLPVDEAMTPGLYAIRFDTEAYYGKQGLRGLYPYVEIAFLVEAGEAHYHIPLLLTANGYTTYRGS; the protein is encoded by the coding sequence ATGAGTATTTCGACACATATTCTGGATACCGCGATCGGGCGGCCTGCGGCAGGGGTTCCGGTTACGCTGGCGCGGGCCGGCGAAGGGAACCGGTGGGCGATTCTGAACCGCATGCAGACCGATGCCGATGGGCGGTGCAGGCCTTTGCTGCCGGTGGATGAGGCGATGACGCCGGGCTTGTATGCGATTCGGTTCGATACCGAGGCGTACTACGGAAAGCAGGGGCTGCGGGGGCTGTATCCGTATGTCGAAATTGCGTTTCTGGTGGAGGCGGGTGAGGCGCATTACCATATTCCGCTGCTGCTGACGGCCAATGGATACACCACGTATAGAGGGAGCTGA
- the uraD gene encoding 2-oxo-4-hydroxy-4-carboxy-5-ureidoimidazoline decarboxylase: MNTKLARWNGLDEETAAAEILPCCGSTAWARGVAALRPLETMEALSVTSDTVWAGLAREDWIEAFASHPRIGQTHAKATAQSLAWSAREQGTPDEIAKAKLAVGNARYEERFGRIFIVCATGKTSMEMLAILEGRLKNDDETEMLEAAEQQRLITQIRLRKWLEQENG; this comes from the coding sequence ATGAACACGAAGCTGGCGCGATGGAACGGATTGGATGAGGAGACGGCTGCGGCGGAGATTCTTCCCTGCTGTGGTTCGACGGCGTGGGCGCGTGGTGTTGCGGCGCTGCGTCCGTTGGAGACGATGGAGGCTTTGTCGGTGACGTCGGACACGGTATGGGCGGGGCTGGCTCGGGAAGACTGGATAGAGGCTTTTGCGAGTCATCCCCGGATTGGCCAGACGCATGCCAAGGCGACGGCGCAGTCGCTGGCCTGGTCGGCGCGGGAGCAGGGGACACCGGATGAGATCGCGAAGGCCAAGCTTGCAGTGGGGAATGCCCGGTATGAGGAGCGGTTCGGGCGGATCTTTATCGTTTGCGCTACGGGGAAGACGTCGATGGAGATGCTGGCGATTCTGGAAGGGCGTTTGAAGAACGACGATGAGACGGAGATGCTGGAGGCTGCGGAACAGCAGCGTTTGATTACGCAGATTCGGTTGCGGAAGTGGCTGGAACAGGAGAACGGATGA
- the allB gene encoding allantoinase AllB: protein MAHAYLSERIVTPDGVVSGALLVDGGTIVSIGPVGALPGDVARTDFGGMAILPGLVDAHVHINEPGRTEWEGFATATRAAAAGGFTTLVDMPLNCLPETTTVAHLELKRVAAAGKCFVDWAAWGGAVADNQEHILPLAQAGVPGYKCFLIYPGCDGFTMIDREQLERALPFIAESGLPLLVHAELAGPIEEAVDLLAGADWRSYRTYLASRPDEAELEAIRMLIELCRTYKFRLHIVHLSTALALPELAAARAEGLPITVETCPHYLYFAAERIPGGNTLYKCAPPIRSEENREALWGALRDGVIDLIATDHSPCPPAMKGLEHGRFDKAWGGIASLSVAVSVVWTEAVKQGFGLEDLVRWMGSAPARLAGMEERIGSLEVGREASFVVFDVEASWVPAAEDLHFRHKVSPYVGEKLTGRVVGTYLRGVTVFGEDGFASVCEGRELRLR, encoded by the coding sequence ATGGCACATGCATATTTGTCCGAACGGATCGTGACCCCGGATGGGGTGGTGTCTGGCGCGCTGCTGGTGGATGGTGGGACGATTGTTTCGATCGGCCCGGTGGGTGCGCTGCCGGGGGATGTGGCACGGACGGACTTTGGCGGGATGGCGATTCTGCCGGGGCTGGTGGACGCTCATGTGCACATCAACGAACCGGGACGGACGGAGTGGGAGGGGTTTGCGACAGCGACGCGGGCCGCGGCGGCTGGTGGGTTTACGACGCTGGTGGATATGCCCCTGAATTGTCTGCCGGAGACTACGACGGTTGCGCATCTGGAGTTGAAGCGGGTGGCGGCCGCGGGGAAGTGTTTTGTGGACTGGGCGGCCTGGGGTGGTGCGGTCGCGGATAACCAGGAGCATATTCTGCCGCTGGCGCAGGCGGGGGTGCCGGGGTACAAGTGCTTCCTGATCTATCCGGGGTGCGATGGGTTTACGATGATCGACCGCGAACAGTTGGAGCGGGCGTTGCCGTTTATCGCGGAGAGTGGGCTTCCGCTGCTGGTGCATGCGGAGCTGGCTGGGCCGATTGAAGAGGCGGTGGATCTGCTGGCGGGGGCGGATTGGCGTTCTTATCGAACGTACTTGGCTTCGAGGCCGGACGAGGCGGAGCTCGAAGCGATCCGGATGCTGATCGAACTGTGTAGAACGTACAAATTTCGGTTACATATTGTGCATCTGTCGACTGCACTGGCTTTGCCGGAGTTGGCGGCGGCACGGGCGGAGGGTTTGCCGATTACGGTGGAGACGTGTCCGCACTATCTTTACTTCGCGGCGGAGAGGATTCCTGGGGGCAACACGCTGTATAAGTGTGCTCCGCCGATTCGTTCGGAGGAGAATCGCGAGGCGCTTTGGGGAGCGCTGCGGGATGGGGTGATCGATCTGATTGCGACGGATCATTCGCCTTGTCCGCCTGCGATGAAGGGGCTGGAGCATGGGCGGTTCGATAAGGCGTGGGGCGGGATTGCCAGTTTGTCAGTGGCGGTCTCGGTGGTTTGGACGGAGGCTGTGAAGCAGGGGTTTGGGTTGGAGGATTTGGTGCGCTGGATGGGGAGTGCGCCCGCTCGTCTGGCTGGGATGGAGGAGCGGATCGGGTCGCTGGAGGTTGGACGGGAGGCTTCGTTTGTGGTGTTCGATGTGGAGGCTTCGTGGGTGCCTGCGGCGGAAGATCTGCATTTCCGGCATAAGGTGTCGCCGTATGTGGGGGAGAAGTTGACGGGGCGCGTGGTGGGGACGTATCTGCGAGGGGTGACGGTCTTTGGAGAGGATGGGTTTGCTTCGGTGTGCGAGGGGCGGGAGCTTCGGTTGAGGTAG
- a CDS encoding nucleoside deaminase → MPANPTFMQMAIDLAVENVNSGAGGPFGALIVRNGEVIATGVNRVTANNDPTAHAEVQAIRSACTFLKDFQLTGCSIYTSCEPCPMCLAAIYWSRCEAIYFGCTAQDAADAGFDDSFLYHEVAKPHAQRTIPTSRLLGPEALASFNAWRTFEARISY, encoded by the coding sequence ATGCCAGCAAACCCAACCTTTATGCAGATGGCCATCGACCTCGCCGTCGAGAACGTCAACTCCGGCGCAGGCGGCCCCTTCGGTGCACTCATCGTGCGCAACGGCGAGGTCATCGCCACCGGAGTCAACCGCGTCACCGCCAACAATGACCCCACCGCCCACGCCGAAGTCCAGGCCATCCGTTCCGCCTGCACCTTCCTCAAGGACTTCCAGCTCACCGGCTGCAGCATCTACACCTCCTGCGAGCCCTGCCCCATGTGCCTCGCCGCCATCTACTGGTCGCGCTGCGAGGCCATCTACTTCGGCTGCACCGCGCAGGACGCCGCCGACGCCGGCTTCGACGACTCCTTCCTCTACCACGAGGTCGCCAAGCCCCACGCCCAGCGCACCATCCCCACCAGCCGGCTCCTCGGCCCCGAGGCCCTGGCCAGCTTCAACGCGTGGCGCACCTTCGAAGCCCGCATCAGCTACTAA
- a CDS encoding homoserine dehydrogenase — protein MATKKIALLGFGTVGSSVAKVLATGKFAGVELTHIYNRDVERKKSTPNAKFVPKTTVWTENINDVLSSDVDIVIELIGGLDPIESWLRKAITSGKSVVTANKQLIAYRGAGLLRLAKKHNVQLIHGAAVAGGVPVIPGLLQGQAGDQITRIRGIVNGTCNFILSKMEAGAEYADVLAEAQALGYAEANPSADVDGFDARAKLCILSRIALRAELDPEQVPTQSISAVQAIDFAYAKELGCTIRQISAAELVGATVQARVAPMLVPNTLPMAWSHGTQNMVVASGRFGGDVVFSGHGAGGEPTAVAVVSDLLAVVHGHSSVELPIKKRVVTGDFLSPHYLRFVVNDKPGIVSAIAGALAKVGANIDSLLQRPGHDKNALPFVVTTEPCLNSTMDKAVRIMGKMDCMLEKPLCLQMLEREER, from the coding sequence ATGGCAACGAAAAAAATAGCACTTCTCGGCTTCGGCACCGTCGGAAGCTCCGTCGCAAAAGTCCTCGCAACCGGCAAATTCGCGGGCGTAGAACTCACCCACATCTACAACCGCGACGTCGAGCGCAAGAAGTCCACGCCCAACGCAAAGTTCGTCCCCAAGACCACCGTCTGGACCGAGAACATCAACGACGTACTATCTTCCGATGTAGACATCGTCATCGAGCTCATCGGTGGCCTCGACCCCATCGAGTCCTGGCTCCGCAAGGCCATCACCTCCGGCAAATCCGTCGTCACCGCGAACAAGCAACTCATCGCCTACCGCGGCGCGGGCCTCCTGCGCCTCGCGAAGAAGCACAACGTGCAGCTCATCCACGGAGCAGCCGTAGCCGGCGGCGTGCCCGTCATCCCCGGTCTCCTCCAGGGCCAGGCCGGCGACCAGATCACCCGCATCCGCGGCATCGTCAACGGCACCTGCAACTTCATCCTTTCCAAGATGGAAGCCGGAGCCGAATACGCCGATGTCCTCGCCGAAGCCCAAGCCCTCGGTTACGCCGAAGCCAACCCCTCCGCCGACGTCGACGGCTTCGACGCCCGCGCCAAGCTCTGTATCCTCTCCCGCATCGCCCTCCGCGCCGAACTCGATCCCGAACAGGTCCCCACGCAATCCATCTCCGCCGTCCAGGCCATCGACTTCGCCTACGCCAAGGAGCTCGGCTGCACCATCCGCCAGATCTCCGCAGCCGAGCTCGTCGGCGCCACCGTCCAGGCCCGCGTAGCACCCATGCTCGTCCCTAACACCCTGCCCATGGCCTGGTCCCACGGCACGCAGAACATGGTCGTCGCCAGCGGACGCTTCGGCGGCGATGTCGTCTTCTCCGGCCACGGAGCAGGCGGCGAACCCACCGCGGTAGCCGTCGTCTCCGACCTCCTCGCCGTCGTCCACGGCCACAGCTCCGTCGAGCTGCCCATCAAGAAGCGCGTCGTCACCGGAGACTTCCTCTCCCCGCACTACCTCCGCTTCGTCGTCAACGACAAGCCCGGCATAGTGTCCGCCATCGCCGGAGCGCTGGCCAAGGTAGGCGCCAACATCGATTCCCTCCTCCAGCGCCCCGGCCACGATAAAAACGCCCTACCCTTCGTCGTCACCACCGAGCCCTGCCTCAACTCCACCATGGACAAGGCCGTCCGCATCATGGGCAAGATGGACTGCATGCTCGAAAAGCCCCTTTGCCTCCAGATGCTCGAGCGCGAAGAACGCTAA
- a CDS encoding ThuA domain-containing protein, protein MRWFLMLVMALWFAVSAQAKPHRVLIYTHNGKGYVHENIHASVEAMTAIAKQHGFEADVSDDPAVFTAKNLTRYAALIFSNTNNQAFTTPEQREAFQHYIEAGGGLMGIHSAAGSERDWPYFAHVLGGKFVEHPMQQTLTVSLAEPESEITAGLPQTFEWDDECYFYSDRSPDAHALLVVDRSRLSGLDKMKLVHPDEYPKMLPVAWYQSVDGGREFYVGLGHRPDSYRDPKLVQLLDRGFEWVVAWKR, encoded by the coding sequence ATGCGATGGTTCCTGATGCTCGTTATGGCGTTGTGGTTTGCAGTGTCTGCACAGGCTAAACCGCATCGCGTGCTGATCTACACGCACAACGGCAAGGGATACGTGCACGAAAATATCCATGCGAGCGTCGAGGCGATGACGGCGATTGCGAAGCAGCATGGCTTCGAGGCCGATGTCTCGGACGACCCTGCGGTGTTTACGGCAAAGAACTTGACACGCTATGCGGCGTTGATTTTTTCGAATACCAACAACCAGGCGTTCACCACGCCGGAGCAGCGTGAGGCGTTTCAGCACTATATCGAAGCTGGCGGTGGTTTGATGGGCATTCACTCGGCGGCGGGGAGTGAGCGGGACTGGCCCTACTTCGCGCATGTGCTGGGTGGAAAGTTCGTCGAACATCCCATGCAGCAGACCTTGACGGTGTCGCTTGCCGAGCCGGAGTCGGAGATTACGGCTGGGTTGCCGCAGACGTTCGAGTGGGACGATGAGTGCTACTTCTATTCCGACCGCAGCCCGGATGCTCACGCTTTGCTGGTGGTGGACCGCTCCAGGCTGAGTGGGCTGGACAAGATGAAGCTGGTCCACCCGGACGAGTATCCGAAGATGCTTCCGGTGGCGTGGTATCAGAGTGTGGATGGCGGGAGGGAGTTTTACGTTGGCCTTGGGCATCGGCCGGACTCGTACCGCGATCCGAAGCTGGTGCAGCTTCTGGACCGCGGTTTCGAGTGGGTGGTTGCTTGGAAGCGGTAA
- a CDS encoding quinone oxidoreductase family protein yields MKAAIVLGMGQGPVYGEFREPVAGDGEEIVTVMAAALSPFSKARSTGSHYSSEDGFPVVAGADGVGRTADGRRVYFALPEAPFGAMAERTVVDARRCVAVPDGLDDVTAAAIANPGMSAWAALMERAKMQAGETVLVHGATGTAGRLAVQLARYFGAGKVIATGRNVAELETVGADVVVPLGAGFEDALVELFAGGIDVVIDYLWGESAKAIMVAIVKAVEDGRPVRFVHVGAAAGEMEIALPGAALRSSAMVLMGSGLKSVPMRVLLGAIAKVFAAVEPAGLTIATRRVPLAEVEAVWREAAGRPRVVFTVG; encoded by the coding sequence ATGAAGGCAGCGATCGTTTTGGGGATGGGGCAAGGGCCGGTCTATGGGGAGTTCCGTGAGCCGGTGGCGGGGGATGGGGAAGAGATCGTCACGGTGATGGCGGCGGCTTTGAGCCCGTTCAGCAAGGCGCGGTCGACCGGGTCGCACTACAGCTCGGAGGATGGGTTTCCGGTGGTGGCAGGCGCGGATGGAGTGGGGCGGACGGCAGATGGGCGGCGGGTTTATTTTGCGCTGCCGGAGGCTCCGTTTGGTGCGATGGCGGAGAGGACGGTGGTGGATGCGCGACGGTGCGTCGCGGTGCCAGATGGGCTGGACGATGTGACGGCGGCGGCGATCGCGAACCCGGGGATGTCGGCGTGGGCGGCTCTGATGGAGCGGGCGAAGATGCAGGCGGGCGAGACGGTTCTGGTGCATGGTGCGACAGGGACCGCGGGACGGTTGGCGGTGCAGTTGGCGAGGTACTTCGGGGCGGGGAAGGTGATTGCTACGGGGCGGAATGTTGCGGAACTGGAGACGGTTGGGGCGGATGTGGTGGTGCCGCTTGGTGCGGGGTTTGAGGATGCGCTTGTGGAGTTATTTGCGGGTGGGATCGATGTAGTGATCGACTACCTGTGGGGCGAGAGCGCGAAGGCAATCATGGTGGCGATTGTGAAGGCCGTGGAGGATGGGAGGCCGGTGCGGTTTGTCCATGTGGGCGCGGCTGCCGGAGAGATGGAGATCGCGCTGCCCGGGGCGGCGTTGCGGTCGTCGGCGATGGTGCTGATGGGGAGCGGGTTGAAGAGCGTGCCTATGCGGGTTTTGCTGGGGGCGATTGCGAAGGTGTTTGCTGCGGTGGAGCCGGCGGGGCTGACGATTGCCACGCGGAGGGTGCCGCTGGCGGAAGTGGAGGCTGTCTGGAGGGAGGCGGCGGGAAGGCCGCGGGTGGTGTTTACGGTTGGGTAG
- a CDS encoding TetR/AcrR family transcriptional regulator C-terminal domain-containing protein: MKVNKKMVVQAGLKLLNEVGLEQLTLRRLATQLDVQAPTIYWHFKSKQELIDDMATMVLAEGAPNLTPARNTTGWKTCAATFGHGLRKTLLAYRDGARMVAGTELTDTAYMKTAESIAAKLLDHGFTVRQAVVLLSTIYSYTLSFVMEEQAVYPRPNERSPRYDLKLRSTRLDPHEFPILRQAGPILFDKFDRRYKEGLDLILRGAEGSAA; the protein is encoded by the coding sequence ATGAAAGTGAACAAAAAGATGGTGGTCCAGGCAGGGCTCAAACTCCTCAACGAGGTAGGCCTCGAGCAGCTCACGCTCCGCCGTCTTGCCACCCAGCTCGACGTCCAGGCACCCACCATCTACTGGCACTTCAAAAGCAAGCAGGAGCTCATCGACGACATGGCCACCATGGTCCTCGCCGAAGGTGCGCCCAACCTCACTCCCGCTCGCAACACGACCGGCTGGAAGACCTGCGCCGCCACCTTCGGCCACGGCCTCCGCAAGACGCTCCTCGCCTACCGCGACGGAGCCCGCATGGTCGCCGGCACCGAACTCACCGACACCGCCTACATGAAGACCGCCGAATCCATCGCCGCGAAGCTCCTGGATCATGGCTTCACCGTCCGCCAGGCCGTCGTCCTCCTCAGCACCATCTACAGCTACACCTTGAGCTTCGTCATGGAAGAACAAGCCGTGTACCCACGCCCGAACGAGCGCTCTCCACGCTACGATCTCAAGCTCCGCAGCACCCGCCTCGACCCCCATGAGTTCCCCATCCTCCGCCAGGCCGGCCCCATCCTCTTCGACAAGTTCGACCGCCGTTACAAGGAGGGACTCGACCTCATCCTGCGCGGGGCCGAAGGCTCCGCCGCCTGA
- a CDS encoding M13 family metallopeptidase produces MRLATLRVLPLLACSLVLTAGAGYAQTLTSMSESFGLPDGPTKVPVRPISFDLNSLDKTADPCTDFFQYACGKWVKNNPIPADQVRWGTFNQLAESNAYTLYQEFKAASEAPKTPLQKKYGDYFAACMNTDLTDKLGAKPLQPELAFIDSLKDKKDLATFNVTAENKFDSAYFFGIGVGQDQVDSTKQILMTGQGGLTLPDRDYYLTDDARSKTLRDQYVAHVTKMFTLLGDSPELAAREAADVLRIETALAQGSMARVDLRDPAKRYHIMTIAETEALSPDYKWSEYLKGMHVSAPTMNVSSPGYVKTVNTVLETEDLAAIKHYMRWHALHNAAATLSQNFIDEDFNFFSATLAGQKEQTPRWKRCSRRTDAALGEAVGQDWVKQYFPPSAKDNMEKLVAALERAMAEDIRTIGWMSDETKVEAKKKLDAFKDKIGYPEHWRDYSKLTVKRDDFLGNVERNGIFERERNLKKLGQPVDEKEWGMTPPTVNAYYQPSMNDINFPAGILQPPFYDNSIDPAVNFGGIGVVIGHEMTHGFDDQGAKYGPTGNVKDWWTPADKKNFNERTDCEVKEYSGFKVAEGQNLNGKLTLGENTADNGGIRIAFQALQETIAKSPQTALAGYTDGKRDGFTPEQRFFISFGQIWCGASTEQSARMLAKTDPHSSGEWRVKGTVQNFEEFGKAFGCKVGQPMMPANACRVW; encoded by the coding sequence ATGCGTCTCGCCACACTCCGAGTCCTCCCCCTTCTTGCCTGTTCACTCGTCCTCACCGCCGGAGCGGGCTACGCCCAAACCCTGACCTCGATGTCCGAATCCTTCGGTCTCCCCGACGGACCCACCAAGGTACCCGTCCGTCCTATCAGCTTCGACCTCAACTCCCTCGACAAGACCGCCGATCCCTGCACCGACTTCTTCCAGTACGCATGCGGCAAATGGGTGAAGAACAACCCCATCCCCGCCGACCAGGTCCGCTGGGGCACCTTCAATCAGCTCGCCGAGAGCAACGCCTACACCCTCTACCAGGAGTTCAAGGCCGCATCCGAGGCCCCAAAGACACCCCTCCAGAAGAAGTACGGCGACTACTTCGCCGCCTGCATGAACACCGACCTCACCGACAAACTCGGTGCCAAACCCCTGCAGCCTGAGCTCGCCTTCATCGACAGCCTCAAGGACAAGAAGGACCTCGCCACCTTCAACGTCACCGCGGAGAACAAGTTCGACAGCGCCTACTTCTTCGGCATCGGAGTCGGACAGGATCAGGTCGACTCCACCAAGCAGATCCTCATGACCGGACAGGGCGGCCTCACCCTCCCCGACCGCGACTATTACCTCACCGACGACGCCCGCTCCAAGACCCTCCGCGACCAGTACGTCGCCCACGTCACCAAGATGTTCACCCTCCTCGGAGACTCCCCGGAACTCGCCGCCAGAGAAGCTGCCGACGTCCTCCGCATCGAGACCGCCCTCGCCCAGGGCTCCATGGCCCGGGTAGACCTGCGCGATCCCGCCAAGCGCTACCACATCATGACCATCGCCGAAACCGAAGCTCTCTCGCCTGACTACAAGTGGAGCGAGTACCTCAAGGGCATGCACGTCTCCGCGCCCACCATGAACGTCTCCTCCCCCGGCTACGTCAAGACCGTCAACACCGTCCTCGAAACCGAAGACCTCGCCGCCATCAAGCACTACATGCGCTGGCATGCCCTCCACAACGCCGCCGCAACCCTCTCGCAGAACTTCATCGATGAGGACTTCAACTTCTTCTCCGCCACCCTCGCCGGCCAGAAGGAGCAGACGCCCCGCTGGAAGCGCTGCTCCCGCCGCACCGACGCCGCCCTCGGCGAAGCCGTCGGACAGGACTGGGTCAAGCAGTACTTCCCGCCCTCTGCGAAGGACAACATGGAGAAGCTCGTCGCAGCACTCGAGCGCGCCATGGCCGAAGACATTCGCACCATCGGCTGGATGTCCGACGAAACCAAGGTCGAAGCCAAAAAGAAGCTCGACGCCTTCAAGGACAAGATCGGCTACCCCGAGCACTGGCGCGACTATTCCAAACTCACCGTCAAGCGCGACGACTTCCTCGGCAACGTCGAGCGCAACGGCATCTTCGAGCGTGAACGCAACCTCAAGAAGCTCGGCCAGCCCGTCGACGAAAAGGAGTGGGGCATGACCCCGCCCACCGTCAACGCCTACTACCAGCCCTCCATGAACGACATCAACTTCCCCGCCGGCATCCTCCAGCCGCCCTTCTATGACAACTCCATCGATCCTGCCGTCAACTTCGGCGGCATCGGCGTCGTCATCGGCCACGAGATGACCCACGGCTTCGACGACCAGGGTGCCAAGTACGGCCCCACCGGCAACGTCAAGGACTGGTGGACTCCCGCCGACAAGAAGAACTTCAACGAGCGCACCGACTGCGAGGTCAAGGAATACTCCGGATTCAAGGTCGCCGAAGGCCAGAACCTCAACGGCAAGCTCACCCTGGGTGAAAACACCGCCGACAATGGCGGCATCCGCATCGCCTTCCAGGCCCTCCAGGAGACGATCGCCAAGTCGCCCCAGACCGCACTCGCCGGCTACACCGACGGCAAGCGCGACGGCTTCACCCCCGAGCAGCGCTTCTTCATCTCCTTCGGCCAGATCTGGTGCGGAGCCTCCACCGAGCAGTCCGCCCGTATGCTCGCCAAGACCGACCCTCACTCCTCCGGCGAGTGGCGCGTCAAGGGAACCGTGCAGAACTTCGAGGAGTTCGGCAAGGCATTCGGCTGCAAGGTTGGCCAACCCATGATGCCCGCCAACGCCTGCCGCGTCTGGTAA